Below is a window of Populus trichocarpa isolate Nisqually-1 chromosome 3, P.trichocarpa_v4.1, whole genome shotgun sequence DNA.
AAATCCACCCGGCTGATATGCTAGTTAAACAATGCAGGAAGAGTAGAATATCAACACCATTGCATACTCACAGCTCAATCCATTACATCacagattattttattttgttctttccttttccttcgcTTGCCTTTGTTTTTTCCACACTACGAACCACGCGATTCCTGCTCAATCCATTGGCATCTTGAGCCCATCCAGGTTCCCTATCCAGCTTTAGTTTTGCTCCCACAGAATCAAGAATTTCACAGACCATttactaacataaaaaattcagattatCCAAGCAAACGAATAACCTGCTACATTCGAAGTGTGACCCCTGCAAAATCTTTTACGGTGTACccaattttctcaaatttaccTTCCTCGTTACTCTCTCTAAATTTCAGATAATCCAAGCAAACGAATGACTTGTAAATCCTCTGGTTTCCTTCCTCCACAACTTCATCTGGGGCCAAGATCACCTTCTCATCCTCGAAGCACCAAAAGAAAGCGAGAGAAAGGCGATTTACTAAACGCTTTAAAACAACCCGGTGTTCGGATGATCTTAACCTTCCATTACTCCAAGCCTGCAACAGATCTCCAATGTTAACAACAAGAAGATCCTCACATGGAGGTATGTCCAGCCATTCTCCTTCCTTGGATCTCATTTGCAGCCCACCAGTCTCATCCTGATAGACGATGGTTATACAGCTCATATCAGTGTGCATTCCAAGCCCTTCAACCTCCCTTTCTTCCACATCCTTCGGTGGTGAATAGTTTACAACCCTGAAATAGCCATGACAATTGCTGAATTCTGATTCACAAAACTTCCTGTCACAACCATCTCCCAAAGTCATCACTAAAACCTCGATGATTCTCTTTGACAAGTCGATCATCTTGTTTCCATATTCCTGTAATATCTCACTGCGCAATTGAAAAGTGACAAGGGCAGTTACATATAAAAGATGCTTAGTCGACACTGAAAACATCAGAAACTATTGCAAACAAATAGCACTGAAAACTATGGTTTAAAAATATGAAGCCTGGAGATGTAAAAAGATTGTACCTAAATTCGGAGTTTTGTTGACTAAAGAGTTCATCAGCAGAACGCTTAGCAGACGCAAAGAAATCTGGTCCAGACACTATCAGGCTTTCAAAATAAGGTGAGGCTATGAAATGAGGAGTGTAGGTTTTTAAGCATGATGATGGACCGACTTTGAGCTTGGAATCTGCGGGGAGGCTAAAGATATGTTTCGAAAGTGTGCAAACTTTGCTGAACAAGTTTCTTGAGATACCATGATTGGTAACATAAAAGAAGCCCCATTCTTGACAGGCTTGAGAAAGGGAAGATAAAAATGAGAGGTTCACAGGTTGGGATAAATCTAACACAGGAAGCTCTACAGAAACATGCAGTTCAGCCATTATATACTATAAAAGGCTACGATTCTTTAGTTGCTTGAAGCACTAGGCTAGAGGGTAGGCTACATATAGGTAGGGAGCAGAGCTAAAAAGGAATTTTCACATTATTTATTGCTTCAAGTTTTCAAGTTCACAGCTGGATAAATTCTTCTTCCAGAAATAATACAGGTAAATTGAGGCCTTTAATAACTGCTACCACTAAGCATTGCATACCATGGATTTCAGGATGAATGGAGATCCAAGCACCACATTTACAACAAAAGTAAACAATAGCCAAGTGTTTCACCGTGTCACGATGAAACTATGATTTTACCTATGGCAAAATCAGTTGGCTTTGTTCTACTAgcagagatatttttttttatggaattcattagtctttataataaaaaataggattagattgttttttttttatatttttattataaggtaaaattattttattattcttaacaGCAAAAACTTCTAAACTTTGGTCAATTGAACTTCTAATCTTCaacttaattttcaaacaattaaattatatcattGCCTTTTGAATGTAAAAACTTTGTCTTTGATTAAGGAGgagttttttgtcttttttatatttgattatttgataattattaaGTATCATTGGACGCAACACGAGGATTttgttaataaacaaaaaaaagaaagtttggAAGCACATGAATAGTATCCAACAAGTTTGGATAGCATGTGCGGCGTCATCCATTGCCCAAAACCTTGCTTTTAGGGCAACAACCAAAGCATCTCGATGTTCCCTCCACGTACAAGTGACGTCATATAGTGTGtgtgatcttttttttctctctctctcgtacTTGATTTTC
It encodes the following:
- the LOC7465867 gene encoding gibberellin 20-oxidase-like protein, coding for MAELHVSVELPVLDLSQPVNLSFLSSLSQACQEWGFFYVTNHGISRNLFSKVCTLSKHIFSLPADSKLKVGPSSCLKTYTPHFIASPYFESLIVSGPDFFASAKRSADELFSQQNSEFSEILQEYGNKMIDLSKRIIEVLVMTLGDGCDRKFCESEFSNCHGYFRVVNYSPPKDVEEREVEGLGMHTDMSCITIVYQDETGGLQMRSKEGEWLDIPPCEDLLVVNIGDLLQAWSNGRLRSSEHRVVLKRLVNRLSLAFFWCFEDEKVILAPDEVVEEGNQRIYKSFVCLDYLKFRESNEEGKFEKIGYTVKDFAGVTLRM